A single genomic interval of Xylanivirga thermophila harbors:
- a CDS encoding tyrosine-type recombinase/integrase yields the protein MGAYRDESGNGTWFTKFTYTNWRGEKINKKKRGFKTKKEALKWEENFLREQAGNLDMTFKEFFKQYEKDVRPRLRENTWRTKEQIIVTKVIPYLGDIKVNEISKNSIVKWQNELMKEVDSKGEKYSQTYLRTIHAQLSSVLNHACKYYNLQTNVARDVGTMGEKEASEMLFWTEEEYGKFIETVKDKPISYYTFEILYWCGLRTGELLALTKEKFNFTNNTIRINQSLQRIDRENIITEPKTKKSIRTVVMPDFLAEGMENYMAGIYKLKDNQLLFPITKAYLHHEMTRGSEKAGVKRIRVHDLRHSHVSLLIELGYSAIAIADRLGHESIDITYRYAHLFPSKQNEMAISLSNMRKTNLEEEWEKLLEDEDE from the coding sequence TAAGAAGAAGAGAGGATTTAAAACTAAAAAAGAGGCCCTAAAGTGGGAAGAGAATTTTTTAAGAGAACAGGCTGGAAACCTGGATATGACTTTCAAAGAGTTTTTCAAACAGTATGAAAAAGATGTAAGACCTAGATTAAGAGAAAATACTTGGAGAACTAAAGAACAGATAATAGTCACAAAGGTTATTCCATATTTAGGTGACATCAAAGTTAATGAAATCTCCAAAAATTCAATAGTAAAATGGCAGAATGAACTAATGAAGGAGGTAGACTCTAAAGGTGAAAAATATTCTCAGACATATTTAAGGACAATCCATGCTCAATTAAGCAGCGTTCTAAACCATGCCTGTAAATATTATAATCTTCAAACTAATGTAGCAAGAGATGTTGGGACTATGGGAGAAAAAGAGGCATCAGAAATGCTATTTTGGACAGAAGAAGAATATGGGAAATTTATAGAAACGGTTAAGGATAAGCCTATATCTTACTATACTTTTGAAATCCTTTATTGGTGTGGCTTAAGGACTGGTGAACTATTAGCTTTGACTAAGGAAAAGTTTAATTTTACAAATAATACAATCAGAATAAACCAGTCACTTCAAAGGATAGATAGGGAAAATATTATAACCGAGCCTAAGACCAAGAAAAGCATAAGAACGGTGGTTATGCCAGATTTTTTAGCAGAGGGAATGGAAAATTATATGGCTGGCATATACAAGTTAAAGGATAATCAATTACTTTTTCCTATTACCAAGGCCTATCTACACCATGAAATGACAAGGGGAAGTGAAAAGGCTGGTGTTAAGAGAATAAGGGTTCATGATTTAAGGCATTCCCATGTTTCTTTGTTAATAGAACTAGGCTATTCAGCTATAGCCATAGCAGACAGACTAGGACATGAATCAATTGATATAACCTACAGATATGCCCACCTATTTCCCAGTAAACAAAATGAAATGGCCATATCACTCTCTAATATGAGAAAGACCAACTTAGAAGAAGAGTGGGAAAAACTTTTGGAGGATGAAGATGAATAA
- a CDS encoding plasmid mobilization protein, with protein sequence MNKNPKKPCIRKRNKIISFRATEEEANLLDEKVRISGLTKQAYIISALLSSTVTIKADYRLEDKFSLEVFRLAKLIKKYGRLEDEDQEILKFLIEIYYEIKKEKSL encoded by the coding sequence ATGAATAAAAACCCTAAGAAACCATGCATAAGAAAAAGAAATAAAATTATATCCTTTAGAGCAACTGAAGAGGAAGCTAATCTTTTAGATGAGAAAGTAAGAATAAGTGGCTTAACTAAGCAAGCTTATATCATTTCAGCTTTATTGTCTTCTACTGTGACTATTAAGGCTGATTATAGGTTAGAGGATAAGTTTTCCTTGGAAGTATTTAGGTTAGCCAAGCTTATAAAGAAATATGGAAGATTGGAAGATGAGGATCAAGAAATATTAAAATTCTTGATAGAAATTTATTATGAGATCAAAAAAGAAAAAAGCCTTTAG
- a CDS encoding VapE domain-containing protein, translating to MKDFKLEFQEIDQSYSHMNLQKTLKGNVKQSVGNLVTVLLNPKYSKAKKLYEGQIFYDKFTNEIKIQGKIIGEKGIRPNQIRLWDDSLNNRLGLEIEKHYDLNYNANKMWEAIRFVANQYEVSPPKQYLERLNWDGDEGAIRKLLPTYLGAEDTDLNAWIMEHMVVGLIKRIMEPGSKFDEMMVLVGGQGIGKSTFARYLAIEEDWFCTIENIQGKDAVMNLMGKTVVEIEEFVALRNAKSANEAKSFLSKLSDRIRIPYEKFSTDVPRTCILIGTLNERTFLNDHTGERRYLPIECFKDKRIKAIYPDKNYLENLSEKEYLASIKEDFNQALAYGYKLYKEKKHSWTLPKELLADLYREQEKFKYLNPDVEDIRYFLEEYKPRSQEPNITCFKELVMQGYQIKSKSFSEIMDNY from the coding sequence ATGAAAGATTTTAAGCTAGAATTTCAAGAAATAGACCAGTCATATTCTCACATGAACCTACAGAAAACCCTTAAGGGCAATGTAAAACAATCTGTAGGTAATCTAGTAACAGTTCTTTTAAATCCAAAATATTCTAAGGCTAAAAAGCTATATGAAGGTCAGATCTTCTATGATAAATTTACCAATGAAATTAAGATTCAAGGGAAAATCATAGGAGAAAAAGGGATAAGACCAAACCAAATAAGGCTCTGGGATGACTCTTTAAATAACAGACTTGGCCTAGAAATCGAAAAGCACTATGACTTAAACTATAATGCTAATAAAATGTGGGAAGCTATTAGATTTGTGGCCAACCAGTATGAAGTAAGTCCACCTAAACAGTACTTAGAAAGGCTTAATTGGGATGGAGATGAAGGAGCAATAAGAAAACTTCTACCTACTTATCTAGGAGCAGAAGATACAGACCTTAATGCCTGGATTATGGAACATATGGTAGTAGGATTAATAAAAAGGATAATGGAGCCAGGTTCAAAATTTGATGAAATGATGGTCTTAGTTGGTGGTCAAGGTATAGGAAAATCTACCTTTGCTAGATACTTGGCCATTGAAGAAGATTGGTTTTGCACCATAGAAAATATTCAGGGAAAGGATGCAGTAATGAATCTAATGGGAAAGACAGTAGTAGAAATAGAAGAATTTGTAGCCTTAAGAAATGCTAAATCAGCTAATGAAGCTAAGTCTTTTTTATCTAAGCTAAGTGATAGGATTAGAATTCCTTACGAGAAATTTTCAACTGATGTACCTAGAACTTGTATCCTAATAGGAACCTTAAATGAAAGAACCTTTCTCAATGACCATACAGGTGAAAGAAGGTATCTGCCTATAGAATGTTTTAAGGATAAGAGAATAAAAGCCATCTATCCAGACAAGAACTATCTAGAAAACCTATCAGAAAAAGAATACCTAGCTTCTATTAAAGAAGATTTTAATCAGGCTCTTGCCTATGGCTATAAGCTTTATAAGGAGAAGAAACATTCTTGGACCCTGCCTAAAGAATTATTAGCAGATCTTTATAGGGAGCAGGAGAAGTTTAAATATTTGAATCCAGATGTAGAAGATATTAGATACTTTTTAGAGGAATATAAGCCTAGAAGCCAAGAACCAAATATAACTTGTTTCAAGGAATTAGTTATGCAAGGCTACCAGATAAAATCAAAGTCATTTTCTGAAATAATGGATAACTATTAG
- a CDS encoding plasmid mobilization protein, translating to MTNRYRNERIEIKLTKEEKELFKKKLELSKSKSMAHFIRKCVLEAPIFVIDMNEFRKMQTLLGRNVNNLNQIAKRVNTTGVIYREDIEDLKRENDEISREILRIQNILVRKYI from the coding sequence ATGACCAATAGATATAGAAATGAAAGAATAGAAATTAAATTAACTAAGGAAGAAAAGGAACTTTTTAAGAAAAAATTAGAACTTTCCAAGTCAAAATCCATGGCACATTTTATAAGGAAATGTGTCCTGGAGGCTCCTATATTTGTAATAGATATGAATGAGTTTAGGAAGATGCAAACCCTTCTTGGGAGAAATGTAAATAACCTTAACCAGATAGCTAAAAGAGTAAATACAACAGGAGTAATTTATAGGGAGGATATAGAAGATCTTAAAAGAGAGAATGATGAAATATCGAGGGAGATATTGAGAATACAGAATATCTTGGTGAGGAAGTATATTTAA
- a CDS encoding helix-turn-helix domain-containing protein: MEDFGQVVFKIDQVLAEKKISKNKLEKEAKLQRTQLNSYCNNKVRRIDLQTLAKICYVLDCEIEDIMEYER, encoded by the coding sequence ATGGAAGATTTTGGACAGGTAGTTTTCAAAATTGATCAGGTCTTAGCAGAAAAAAAGATTAGTAAAAACAAGCTAGAGAAAGAAGCCAAACTTCAAAGAACCCAGCTTAATTCTTATTGTAATAATAAGGTCAGGAGAATAGATTTACAAACCCTGGCTAAGATTTGTTATGTCTTAGATTGTGAGATAGAGGATATTATGGAGTATGAGAGGTAG
- a CDS encoding HsdM family class I SAM-dependent methyltransferase: protein MNRFEIINRIGNEYHIGNTESGEFSYVRALSTVGKDIRDYQKGDTGTNHQFLDLRFENDRLVILIECKNNFNRWKKEVIHKQLQDYVRYEKAYSDKKIVAILAETDGEEIWVWHGQSVIIDEEHRKKDERVLKTFSEYEDLVFGKVNDKIKVVDSIKVLNEMLHSDGVNEKLRSQFVGTCLLALKNGLSYEKVKETLDPDTGKTLTPEKVVLKDIKNILSGLLSKNQGVDALNKASKLGILSNKVLDDQDITSLTYDELKAILVYIDINIIPFINDTNTAGQDLLNLFFTTFNKYVGKSDKNQAFTPDHICDFMSKAIGVNKNSRILDPCSGSGAFLVRAMTDAMDDCETEEEREEVKRNQIFGIEYEDGAFGLSSTNMLIHGDGNSNVIQASMFERAEWIKDKNVNVVLMNPPYNATRKFCDPDYVDQWGKNVKEDPSKGFHFVEWIARHVPSMTKIAVLLPMQAAIGNSAEVKKFKKKMLDNYTLDAVFSLPNEMFYPGAAAIACCMIFDLSQKHERSNKDTFFGYFKDDTFIKRKGLGRVETTDAEGNSLWSKTKEEWLDLYKNKKVVPGLSVMKKVTWKDEWLAEAYMETDYSTLESKDFQKVLNDYLSYLIKEGYVNGN from the coding sequence ATGAATAGGTTTGAAATTATTAACAGGATTGGAAATGAATATCATATCGGTAATACTGAATCTGGAGAATTTAGTTATGTGCGGGCATTAAGTACTGTAGGAAAAGATATAAGAGATTATCAAAAAGGAGATACAGGGACTAATCATCAGTTTCTAGATCTACGATTTGAAAATGATAGGCTTGTAATTTTAATTGAGTGTAAAAATAATTTTAATCGTTGGAAGAAAGAAGTTATACATAAGCAACTTCAGGACTATGTCCGTTATGAAAAAGCTTATTCAGATAAAAAAATAGTTGCGATCCTAGCAGAAACAGATGGAGAAGAAATCTGGGTATGGCATGGACAGTCCGTAATTATTGATGAAGAGCATAGAAAAAAAGATGAACGAGTTCTAAAAACTTTTTCTGAGTATGAAGATTTAGTTTTTGGAAAAGTGAACGATAAAATTAAAGTTGTAGATTCGATTAAAGTTCTAAATGAAATGCTCCATTCAGATGGGGTCAACGAGAAGCTAAGAAGTCAATTTGTAGGTACTTGTCTTTTAGCTTTAAAAAATGGTTTGAGTTACGAAAAAGTCAAAGAAACATTAGATCCTGATACAGGGAAAACACTTACCCCAGAAAAGGTAGTTTTAAAAGATATTAAAAATATTTTATCTGGATTATTATCAAAAAACCAAGGAGTTGATGCTTTAAATAAAGCTAGCAAGTTAGGGATTTTAAGTAATAAAGTACTTGATGATCAGGATATAACAAGCCTAACTTATGACGAACTGAAAGCTATTTTAGTTTATATAGATATTAATATAATTCCATTCATTAATGATACAAACACGGCAGGACAAGATTTATTAAATCTGTTCTTTACAACATTTAATAAATATGTAGGTAAGTCAGATAAAAACCAAGCTTTTACACCAGATCATATTTGTGATTTTATGAGTAAAGCAATTGGAGTTAATAAAAACTCAAGAATTTTGGATCCATGCTCTGGTAGTGGTGCGTTCCTGGTTCGAGCAATGACAGATGCTATGGATGACTGTGAAACTGAAGAAGAACGTGAAGAAGTGAAAAGGAATCAGATATTCGGCATTGAGTACGAAGATGGAGCGTTTGGACTTTCTTCAACAAATATGCTAATTCATGGGGATGGAAATTCTAATGTTATTCAGGCTTCGATGTTTGAACGAGCAGAATGGATAAAAGATAAAAATGTAAATGTTGTTTTGATGAATCCCCCTTACAATGCAACAAGAAAGTTTTGTGATCCTGATTATGTAGATCAGTGGGGAAAAAATGTAAAAGAAGATCCTTCAAAAGGATTTCATTTTGTAGAATGGATTGCACGTCATGTTCCAAGTATGACTAAGATTGCAGTATTACTCCCAATGCAAGCAGCTATTGGTAATAGTGCTGAGGTGAAAAAATTTAAAAAGAAGATGCTAGATAATTATACTTTGGATGCTGTTTTTTCATTGCCTAATGAAATGTTTTATCCGGGTGCAGCTGCAATAGCTTGTTGTATGATTTTTGATTTATCACAAAAACACGAGAGATCAAATAAAGATACTTTTTTTGGCTACTTTAAGGATGATACTTTTATTAAAAGAAAAGGATTAGGGAGAGTTGAAACAACCGATGCTGAAGGCAATAGCCTATGGTCAAAAACTAAGGAAGAGTGGTTGGATCTTTACAAAAACAAAAAAGTTGTTCCTGGCCTCTCAGTAATGAAAAAAGTCACCTGGAAGGATGAATGGCTAGCAGAAGCATATATGGAAACAGATTACTCAACATTAGAAAGCAAGGATTTTCAAAAAGTATTAAATGATTATTTATCTTATTTAATTAAAGAGGGTTATGTAAATGGAAATTAA
- a CDS encoding restriction endonuclease subunit S — translation MEINFNNWKTFKFTDVFRIEKGFYNKKPEESGIGTIPFLGATDKNNGITAYYTLEEIESSSKTGKEPNDTLNKKLFPGKAVCVTNNGSVGFAYYQENQFTCSHDVNPLYRLDGEFNYLTGLFVATVIMKDRYRWGYGRKWRPERMINSKLKLPSTEDGRPDWQWMEDFIKHLNYKPITTKNSINSDDFSTEKWEEFYLHELFKTSMGNGIDAIATTSDNPKYNYVSRDSNGNGVVGFVDEVEGQEPFPAGSMSLALGGSFLGSCFIQKEPFYTAQNVGILQEKEPMSIYSKLFIATLIRNECKIKYQAFGRELNSHFRKDFTIKLPVLMENGAPMIDKTSKFSKKGFIPNWKWIDQYMENLPYGDRILV, via the coding sequence ATGGAAATTAATTTTAATAACTGGAAAACATTTAAGTTTACTGATGTCTTTAGAATAGAAAAAGGATTTTACAACAAAAAGCCCGAAGAATCTGGCATAGGAACAATACCTTTTTTAGGAGCTACAGATAAAAATAATGGAATAACTGCATACTATACCCTGGAAGAAATCGAATCATCTTCAAAGACAGGTAAAGAGCCAAATGATACATTAAATAAAAAATTATTTCCAGGAAAAGCTGTGTGTGTAACAAATAATGGGTCTGTGGGGTTTGCTTACTATCAGGAAAATCAATTCACATGTAGTCATGATGTGAATCCACTTTACAGATTGGATGGTGAGTTTAATTATTTAACTGGATTATTTGTTGCTACTGTCATAATGAAAGATAGGTATAGATGGGGTTATGGAAGAAAATGGAGACCTGAAAGGATGATTAACTCCAAACTTAAGTTACCTTCTACTGAAGATGGCAGACCTGATTGGCAATGGATGGAAGATTTTATAAAACATTTGAATTATAAGCCAATTACTACTAAAAATTCAATTAATTCAGATGACTTTTCTACGGAAAAATGGGAAGAGTTTTATTTACATGAATTATTTAAGACATCTATGGGCAATGGGATTGATGCTATAGCTACTACCTCAGACAATCCAAAATATAATTATGTTTCTAGGGATAGTAATGGTAATGGTGTTGTTGGCTTTGTCGATGAAGTTGAGGGTCAGGAACCATTTCCTGCAGGTTCGATGTCACTTGCATTAGGTGGTAGTTTTTTGGGTTCATGTTTTATACAGAAAGAGCCTTTTTATACTGCACAAAATGTAGGTATTTTACAAGAAAAAGAACCAATGTCGATATATAGTAAATTGTTCATCGCAACATTAATTAGAAATGAGTGTAAAATAAAATATCAAGCTTTTGGAAGAGAGCTTAATTCTCACTTTAGAAAAGACTTTACTATTAAATTGCCAGTTCTTATGGAGAATGGAGCCCCTATGATTGATAAAACATCTAAATTTTCAAAAAAAGGGTTTATCCCAAATTGGAAATGGATTGATCAATATATGGAAAATTTACCCTATGGAGATAGAATATTAGTATAA
- a CDS encoding BlaI/MecI/CopY family transcriptional regulator, whose protein sequence is MQKLSESELSIMMKIWDANKPLYLEEIIELLKEYNWAESTVRNFLSRIIDKGYLRTEKDGRKNVYIPLVSQDYINKKSKGIIKKLYDNSVKKFVVELYESNFIDNNDLLELKKYLDEKIE, encoded by the coding sequence ATGCAAAAATTATCAGAAAGTGAATTATCTATTATGATGAAAATATGGGATGCGAACAAACCTTTATATTTAGAAGAGATAATAGAATTATTAAAAGAATACAATTGGGCAGAGAGTACGGTGAGAAATTTTTTATCTAGGATAATAGATAAAGGATATCTAAGAACAGAAAAGGATGGAAGAAAGAATGTATATATACCACTAGTTTCTCAAGACTATATAAATAAAAAAAGCAAAGGGATTATAAAAAAGCTTTATGATAATTCTGTAAAAAAATTTGTAGTAGAGTTATATGAATCAAATTTCATTGATAATAATGATCTATTAGAACTAAAAAAATACTTAGATGAAAAGATAGAATAA
- a CDS encoding M56 family metallopeptidase — protein sequence MNQLFLISFIMSLVILPLLIHRKFRGVKFSSKVYYVIWIIIAIRLVLPFDISMENSIYKFSSPIEEYEKSNYNLQETQVEVNLPSKENIQYEDSGTNFNGTKKLNFISTLRDNLFNIWLAGAILYFVYNSFFYLLFKYRVKKSLSFVSKDIEEKFNDIKAYMVPESKVIVRESHIIDSPMIIGIAKPILLVPENINIKNIDYIFAHELVHLKRKDLVYKLIVFLATSIHWFNPVIHLMGKIPNEDIELSCDEEVTVNMVREDKIEYSKTLIETISNRKKAPILTTSYSGGKEMIKRRLDKILDNIRKKSGKPLIISLILAILCTSFLIGCETKEENTWADELYSYKTKYVGDNSKVGGIVSKLEFSKECSYKSMEILSKEKPYGLKLYFNGNANEANIDDFKFDSAILFSLIDNLDHVIYIVEEDGAEIEIGTITRAYVDSITTSVLGRKTSELGSSKNKFTKLVGFYEEVKSEIEEGKKDISQIVEDKLNTEGTVKIEDDSQVFTDKYEDLVYKAHYPTEYKKEEDSFTAIALDVKGVYEKDNILKIYAVVRKSEVLLYNDGKVIDDSGYLMPTVSIYEKSGDAYELIEVIQPRDGSEYKPSIKEMCKDKPLMANKLMNIDYEKINEEIKNNVVAILKRNGYNDVNMEEFH from the coding sequence GTGAATCAATTATTTTTAATTAGTTTTATAATGAGTTTAGTAATACTTCCTCTATTAATTCATAGAAAGTTTAGAGGTGTTAAATTTTCTAGCAAAGTTTATTATGTTATTTGGATTATTATTGCTATACGGCTGGTACTGCCTTTTGATATAAGTATGGAAAACTCTATATATAAATTTAGTAGTCCTATAGAAGAATACGAAAAGTCAAATTATAATCTACAAGAGACACAAGTAGAAGTAAATTTACCTTCTAAAGAAAATATTCAATATGAAGATAGCGGGACAAATTTTAATGGCACAAAGAAACTAAATTTTATAAGTACATTAAGAGATAACTTATTTAATATCTGGTTAGCAGGTGCTATTCTATATTTTGTATATAATTCATTTTTCTATCTATTATTTAAATATAGAGTAAAGAAAAGCTTATCCTTTGTAAGTAAAGATATTGAAGAAAAGTTTAATGATATAAAAGCCTATATGGTGCCGGAGAGTAAAGTTATTGTAAGGGAGAGTCATATAATAGATTCACCTATGATTATAGGTATAGCTAAACCAATATTATTAGTTCCAGAGAATATAAATATAAAAAATATTGACTATATATTTGCACATGAGTTGGTGCACTTAAAGAGAAAAGACTTGGTTTATAAATTAATTGTTTTTCTTGCAACATCTATACATTGGTTTAATCCAGTAATACATCTTATGGGAAAAATACCCAATGAGGATATAGAATTGTCTTGTGATGAAGAAGTTACTGTGAATATGGTAAGAGAAGATAAGATTGAATATAGTAAGACCCTGATAGAAACTATATCCAACAGAAAGAAAGCTCCTATTCTGACTACAAGCTATAGTGGAGGAAAAGAAATGATTAAAAGAAGATTAGATAAGATATTAGATAATATTAGAAAAAAATCCGGAAAACCTTTAATTATATCATTGATATTAGCAATATTATGTACTAGTTTTTTAATTGGTTGTGAAACTAAAGAAGAGAACACCTGGGCAGATGAATTATATAGTTATAAAACTAAATATGTAGGTGATAATTCTAAAGTAGGTGGTATAGTTTCAAAATTAGAATTTTCAAAAGAATGTAGTTACAAATCTATGGAGATTTTATCTAAAGAAAAACCCTATGGATTAAAATTATACTTTAATGGAAATGCAAATGAAGCTAATATAGATGATTTTAAATTTGACAGTGCTATATTGTTTTCTTTAATAGATAATTTAGATCATGTTATCTATATAGTTGAAGAAGATGGTGCAGAAATAGAAATTGGAACTATTACTAGGGCCTATGTAGATTCAATAACTACATCTGTCTTAGGTAGGAAGACTAGTGAGTTAGGAAGTAGTAAAAACAAATTTACTAAATTGGTAGGATTTTATGAAGAAGTTAAAAGTGAGATAGAAGAGGGTAAGAAAGATATAAGTCAAATAGTCGAGGATAAATTAAATACAGAAGGCACAGTAAAAATAGAAGATGACAGTCAAGTATTTACAGATAAATACGAAGATCTAGTGTATAAGGCTCACTATCCTACAGAATATAAAAAAGAAGAAGATTCATTCACAGCTATAGCATTAGATGTAAAGGGAGTTTATGAAAAAGATAATATTTTAAAAATATATGCTGTTGTAAGAAAGAGTGAAGTTTTATTATACAATGATGGTAAGGTTATAGATGATTCAGGATATCTTATGCCTACAGTTAGTATATATGAGAAAAGTGGAGATGCATATGAATTAATAGAAGTAATTCAACCTAGAGATGGAAGTGAATATAAACCATCTATAAAAGAAATGTGTAAAGACAAACCGTTAATGGCAAATAAACTTATGAATATAGATTATGAAAAGATAAATGAAGAGATAAAAAATAATGTAGTTGCAATATTAAAAAGGAATGGGTATAATGATGTGAATATGGAAGAATTTCATTAA
- a CDS encoding HNH endonuclease family protein has protein sequence MDIKEKVFTEQKDFTLSQLREMVADGDLITNPDYQRDYVYNDKQASKLIESILIGIPIPTIYLSEEDEGIYSVIDGQQRITSFVNFLDNKFKLSGLKELIDLNGKYFKNLEKEIQRKLKSSTLKAICILKESNHLKYEIFARLNQGSVSLKPQELRNCIYRGRFNSMLEEIADYNNQLPLLFHDSNKRKTYQERILRFFALRNFTEYGSSMLQTMNKYMEIHQNDSPEEINKQKTLFNGTIDIVKQVLGDNAFDAYDREKGIMSNKFSGSVYDSIVIPFSFFSKHELMIHANEIRVSIDELKISNEEYQECTYAATGSKRRVTGRIMIVYNLLKKITGSMGNDEGDRVFSASIKKELWKSGYICSYCGNEILNIDDAEVDHIVPYSQGGMTEISNAQLLHRHCNRAKSDSIESDWEEDEDI, from the coding sequence GTGGATATTAAAGAGAAAGTATTTACAGAGCAAAAAGACTTTACATTGTCTCAATTGCGGGAGATGGTTGCTGATGGTGATTTGATAACTAATCCAGATTATCAAAGGGATTATGTTTATAATGATAAACAGGCATCAAAATTAATAGAATCTATATTAATCGGTATCCCAATTCCAACTATATATCTAAGTGAAGAAGATGAAGGAATATATTCAGTAATTGATGGTCAACAGAGGATTACATCTTTTGTAAACTTTTTGGATAATAAATTTAAATTGAGCGGACTTAAAGAATTGATAGATTTAAATGGCAAGTATTTTAAAAATTTAGAAAAAGAAATACAAAGGAAATTGAAATCTTCTACACTTAAGGCTATTTGTATTTTAAAAGAATCTAATCATCTAAAATATGAGATTTTTGCTAGATTAAATCAGGGCTCAGTTTCTCTCAAACCTCAAGAATTACGTAATTGTATATATAGGGGACGATTTAATTCTATGCTTGAAGAAATTGCAGATTATAATAACCAGTTGCCATTATTATTTCATGATAGTAATAAACGGAAGACTTACCAAGAACGCATTTTGAGATTCTTTGCATTGCGTAATTTCACCGAATATGGTAGTTCTATGCTGCAAACGATGAATAAATACATGGAGATACATCAAAATGATTCACCAGAAGAAATAAATAAGCAAAAAACATTATTCAATGGAACAATTGACATTGTAAAACAGGTACTTGGGGATAATGCTTTTGATGCCTATGATCGTGAAAAAGGGATTATGAGCAATAAATTCAGTGGTTCGGTTTATGATTCTATTGTTATTCCCTTTTCTTTTTTTAGTAAGCATGAATTAATGATACATGCGAATGAAATTAGGGTATCAATTGATGAGCTTAAAATTAGTAATGAGGAGTATCAAGAATGTACATATGCTGCTACAGGTAGCAAAAGAAGGGTGACTGGAAGAATAATGATTGTTTATAATTTGCTGAAAAAAATTACTGGTAGTATGGGAAATGATGAGGGAGATAGAGTGTTTTCAGCAAGTATAAAGAAGGAGTTATGGAAATCGGGATATATTTGCTCATATTGTGGTAATGAAATTTTAAATATAGATGATGCAGAAGTAGACCATATTGTTCCATATTCTCAAGGAGGTATGACTGAAATTTCCAATGCACAATTGCTTCATAGGCATTGCAATCGCGCTAAAAGTGACTCAATAGAATCAGATTGGGAAGAAGATGAGGATATATAA